The Actinomycetota bacterium DNA window GGCTCGCCGTCGGTATATCCGGTGAAATCGATGAGCACGAAATCGCCCTCGGCGGCGGCGCGGCCCTCGATGTCCTCGAGCTTGGCCATGCGCTTGCGCAGGCGGTCGACCTCCTCGTCGATCTCCTCCTCGTCGACCTCGGGAACATCCTTCTCGACCTCGAGCCCGGTGTAATCGCCGAGCTTGGGCTTGGGCATGACCGCGACCGTGGCCTTGAAAATGTAAGGCTTGTCGTCGGCTTCGATCTGCTCGAAGTCGATCTCCGGCTGGTCGACTGCCTTGATTCCCGACTCCTTGACCGCCGTCTCATACCAGCCCGGCAGAGCGTCTTCGAGAGCGTGGGCATGGATGGCTTCCCTGCCGAAACGGGAGACGATCACCGCGCGCGGCACCTTGCCGGGACGGAATCCGGGCATCTTGACGTCGCGGCCGAGTTCCTTGATGGTCCTGTCGACCTGCGCCTTGATCTCTTCCACAGGTACTTCTACCTCGAGCTGCACCTTGTCGCCTTCGAGTTGCCTGGCGCTCGTCTTGATGTCTGCCATGGGGCTCCGGATGTCGAATTTTAGGGACACATTACTTAAATACAGATGTTAGTGAAGAATGGGGTGAAAGTCCAAATCGGAGACTTCAGAGCCGAACCACGTACTAGTGATTCAGATTATTTTGCCCAATGAATAGTTCAGGCCCCGACTCATCGATCGCTTCCAGCGCCCTGGAATAAGACACATTATATGAACGCCAGGATCGGCCCGTTGCAAACTCGGGATTGTCGGCGAAATGCCTAAGAACCAGGCCCAGCTGCTCCTTGAGCCCGGAAGACAAAGGGGCGGAACGATATTCATCGGCAAGGGTTGGGACTGCGTCATCCGAAAGAGATTCCAGATATTGGACGTCCAGCTCGGCTCCCCCATGAATTGCCCGCTGAACGTTCTTGTGGGCAATGAATCCGTCGACATTCATCACGGCCAGCGTGCTGACGAATCCCGCGGCCGCTATAACCGCCGCGAGGGCAAAGGCCTTTTGCCTGCGGACTACTTCCAGGGCGATTACCGCGATCAGCATGAGGCCCAACCAGACCAGAAACACGTGAGTATATGTTCGAAGCCGGGAAAAACCGTAGGCGTCCTCATATAGCATGATCCGCTGAAAAGCAGAGACCAGGATTACCAGCACCAGGCTCACCATGGCTACACCCAGACCTGTAAACATGATCTTCTGCCTCTTTTCCTCACGCCGTGAAAAAGCGCTCAGCGCCAGCACCAGGAGCAGACTGAAGATGGCGACTGCGACCAGTTCGCCGAAGCCGCGGCGGGCATAATCGGCATACGTATATCCAGCTACATGAATATTTTGATCGCCACCGAAGAAATATTGAAACTGTACCAGGACGAACCCGGCAAACAACGTTACAACGCTGCCAAGGATGATGGACGACTCGGTGAAACCGAGAAAAGGAGACCAGATATTTTTCCCGGAAACATCCTGATCGCCGCTCCGGGTCGCGGCATGCAGAAAGATGCCACCCAGAAAGTAAGCGATCATGATGATGTACATTCCGCGGAAGATATATTCAGGCACCTTGTCGGTGCTGAAAATACTGGCTATATCGCCGAGGCGTTGCGCGAAGACCAGATCGGCGGAAGACAGCAATGCCGCAAATACAGCAACTATAGGAACTGCTATCAATACGCCGCGGATAACCGGCCAGAGCCTCTCCCATAGCTCATCCCCCCTGGAGGCGCCGGTGACCTCTCTCAGACGGCGGCTCTCCTGAATGAAAGACATGCCGCGGGTGAATACGCTCACATATAACCTGAACGTTCTTGTCAGATAATCCACCAGTCCGTAATGAAGCCACTTGCCGCCGACATATGTGGACACGAGCACGATCGTCAGACCCAAGGCCGCGCCGACACAAACGAACACGGTCAAAGGCTCCATACGCACAAAAGTCATGGTGGTGAAGAACAATATTACCGGAAGCAGCAGTATGGCATTGCGCGCGGGCCGCACTCCCTCAAGGCATAGCAGCGCGATTCCCGCAGTCAGGCACAGCGAAGAAAAAATGGCGAGATTGATGCCTAGCTGTTGCTTCCAGAACAGGAAGTCAAAAGACCACCCCGCGAAAATCGCGAATATCCAAAAGCGTCTGGCATTGTTGATGATCGATGTCATAAGGGTTTGGTGCGGGCGAGAGGATTTGAACCTCCACAGGGAGAACCCTACCAGCTCCTAAGGCTGGCGCGTCTACCATTCCGCCACGCCCGCGCGGATTAGATTATATATGGCAGACGCGGGTCGAGGCGAATAAATGAGGCCGGACCCATGGCGCGGCGAAACTCCATTGAACCCTGCCGCCGCCGGTAATATGATCGAGTCCCGCGGCATCGCTTTAGGGGTCAGGAAGGCAAACGGTCGAAGCAAGGGGCGCGTCCGATGAGAAGGCCAAGTTCACAGGCATCTTCCGGGCCGGCGGCATTGCTGGCTCGTAAGCCGGCGGCATTGCTGGCTTACGTGCCGCTGCTCACCCTTGCGCTGCTCGCCCTAACCGTGTCGCTGGCTCTCAGCCTCGCCGCCCCACCCGCGGCCCTGGCGGTCTCGCCTTACGAACCACTCGCGGGAAGCTCTCCGGTGACTCCCGATCAACTAGAGGCCGAGCTCGCCTGGCGCAACGCCGGCCACATCCATCCGCAGATCGCCAGCCTCTACGCTTACTGGGGCGCGCGCTACGGCATCCGCGCCGACCTTGCTTTCGCCCAGATGCTGCATGAGACCAACTCGCTGCGCTACGGCGGACTGGTACAGCCGTGGCAGAATAACTTCGCCGGCATCGGCGCCACCGGTCCGGGACACCCCGGTTTCGCCTACCCCACACCCGAGGCCGGCGTCGTCGCCCACTACCAGCTGCTGCGCTACTACGTCGACGTGCGCGGCTGCCGCACGCTCAAGGACCTTGACGGAAGATGGGCCGTGCCCGGATGGGGTTACAGCGACGCCATCTCCCTCTATGCCACAGAAATTCAGGGAATCAACCCGCGCGGCGTCTTCAGGGGCAGCTTCAACGAGCTGCCGGGCGCGCCGGTGTCCGGCCTCTCGACTCACTTTTATTTCACCTGGTATGACGACAGGCGCGAGAACGGCATGGCCGGCAACTGGATCTTGGTGGGAAATCAGGGCAGCGGAACCGCCACCGTGGAGATCAGGATCGCCGGCCAGAAGATGCGTGACCCGTCCAATCCCGCCAACGACTTCTTCACCATCCCCGAAGGCGGGCGCATCACGCCGGTCTTCCCCGGGCTGATGGCGGGGCCGGTGGAAGTGATCTCGACTGGCGGCCAGCCGCTTATCGCCAGCCAGCGCGTCCTCTTCCATGATGCCTTCAACGAGGTCACCGGCACGGCGGAAGAAAAGCTGACCGATTCCTACGAGTTCACCTGGTATGACAACAAGCGCGAGAACAGCATGGCGGGAAACTGGTTGCTGGTTTCCAACCACGGCAGCGAACCGGCCGACGTCGAGATCTCGATCGGCGGCACACTGATGGCGAGCTACACCTCCGCGGGCGGCAATTCCATGGCGCCGGGCGCCATCGTCACGCCGGTGTTTCCCGGAGTCATGAACGGACCGGTGACTGTGCGCTCGACCAATCACCAGCCGCTCATCGTCAGCCAGCGGGTGCTGTTCAAGGAAAGCTTTAACGAGCTCATGGGCTATCCGACTTCAGACCTCGGCAGCGAGTACCTGTTCACCTGGTACGATTCGCTGAAGGTCAACGGCATGCGCGGCGACTGGGTGCTGGTCGCCAATCGCGGCACAGAGCCCGCCGACGTCGACATCTATGTGGCCGGCGTCCTCAAGGCGCGCTACAGCACCGGCGGCGGCAACGCCATCCCCGCCGGGGGCATGGTGACGCCGCAGTTTTCCGGTCTCATGGCCGGCCCGGTGCGCGTCGTCTGCACCAACGGCCAGCCGCTGATGGCCTCGCAACGGGTGCTCAACCGCGACAGCTTCGAGGAAGTCCAGGGTACGCCGCCCTCGGCGCTGGCCACCGACCAGCTCTTTACCTGGTATGACTCATTGGCCGCAAATTATATGTATGGTGACTGGGTGCTGGTCGCAAACCGCGGCACGGGCGCCGCCAACGTCGAGATATATATTGGCGGACGGAAGATGCGCGACCCTGCCAACCCCGCCAATGACTATTTCACCATTCCCGAAGGCGGCATGATCACGCCGCAGTTCGGCGGCGTCATGAACGGCCCCGTGCACGTCGTCAGCACCGGCGGCCAGCCGCTGATGATCAGCCAGCGGGTGCTGTTCAAGTACAGCCCGGTGCTGATCCACATCCCCTGAGGTACCGGCCCGGGCCCTCCTTCGGGAAAGGCGCACATCCCGCGATTAAAACCTCCCGCAAATACAGGGAAAACCCCTAGGACAAGATACCCCGATTTCACAAGGATTATGGTTCATGTTCCCGCATAACCGGGTATTCCATACATACGTGGAACAACTAGATCCTGGAGGTCCGAAATGAGCAATGGAACAGGAATGATGCAGCCACACGCAGGTTATAACGTGATTGATGTCAAGTGGAGCTGGTTGATGACGCTTGGCATCCTGATGCTGGTTCTGGGAGCCGTCGCGATCGTCTTTCCGGCAGCGACATCCGCCAGCATCACCATCCTCATCGGCATACTGCTGGTGGCCGCAGGCGTGGGCCGGCTGGTGAGCATGTTCAGTTCCACCGGCTGGGGAGACTTCCTGGTCAAGCTGTTGACGGCGGTTATCTACCTGGCGGCCGGCATCATGTTGCTGGTGTATCCGCTGACCGCAACGGTCACGCTGACCCTGATCCTGGGGATTTTCTTCTTCGCCCAGGGCATTGCCAACGTGCTGGTGGCGGTCTTCAACATGGGCGCCAGAAGCTGGGGCTGGATGCTGTTCAACGGCATCGTCTCGATAATCCTCGGAGTGCTGATCTGGTCTGATCTGCCGAGCTCGGCTACATGGGCGATCGGCCTGCTGGTCGGCATCTGGCTGATCTTTGACGGCTGGGCCATGATCATGCTGGGCAGCGCCAAGCACCACATGGACGAGGCTGAAACGACGTAACGGCCGGCTGCGGATAACCAAAAAATAGCTGCATCCCCCGCAGTTATTCATAATAGCGGAAATCTTCTGAGGCTCGATCGCGGCCGATTTTCGCTGTCAGATATCCCCTTTCGCAGACCAAGGCGAAGCACACCGAAGCCGCGTTCATCGTCGACGATGTCGAGAAAGAAGTAAGCGATCTGCGTGAGCGAGGCTTGCAGTTCGAGGAATATGACATGCCCGAGATGGGCATCAAGACCGTGAATGGCATCGCGACGATGGATGGCGGCAAGGGCGCCTGGTTCAAGGATACGGAAGGCAACATCATCAACATCGCTCAGATGTAGATATAGGCGGATCTGAGTTAATCAAGTCTGCTGGATATGGCAGGGCGGCTGCTGGTGCGGCCGACCTGCCTGTTTATATTCAAATTATGCCGTCAAGCGGTTCTTTCCGTCGAGACTGTTTCACACCCCCGGCTATACCACATATCTTCTTTTTGCTTATTGACCTATTCAGTATCTTGTGCTATTGTCCAAACAGTTATTAGTTGACTACAACCATTATTTTATGTACGTGTGTCCAATTAAGACCACGTGGTTGAGGTATTCCGGCATTCATCCTGGTATGTATAAGCAACACAAGTAGGTCTGGATTTCAATCTGTCCATTAGTGAAAGTCAATGAAAAGCAACATCACATTCCTGCTTCTCACTTTCAGCTTCGCCGCCATTCTCATCCTCTCCCTTGCCGGAGTGTTCCTGCTTGACTTCAAGACGGCACAGTTCCGGGATGACGCGATCATCGAACAGTCCAAGGCAGACGGGAGGCAGGAGATACTGGACCGCATCAAATCAAACTGTGAACTACTCGGCAATACACAGGGTGACAAGTTGTATCAATGTCCGGAAAAGTTCGCTGACAATTAGAATTATCCACGTAAATCGAATTGTGGGCTAGATCGAAGTTTTACTACTGCGGGATATTGATCTGGTGCGCCCGGCAGGAGCGCCCGGCAGGACTCGAACCTGCAAGCTGCGGATTAGAAGTCCGAAAAGCTCCGGTGCTTCTGATGTTAGTCAATTACAAATCATTCCGTTTAGCGGGAATAACCTTGCGCGAGGATTTCGTTCAATACCTTTGAAAAACATGCAATACCGAAGCTTTGGTTAGCAAACTGTTAGCAGATCGTCCCCTTTTCCACGAAAAGAGGTCCTAATGCTTATTAATGATTTGCCAATTTAATTTCTGGTCCCGTTTCCGAATAAGGATTGCAACATATAGGAGAACAATTGCTGGCTAAAATGATGAGGTTTCTCAGTCATTCTACTGGATTATCCAAACTGTAATTTACTCTTGTTCCGCAAGCAGTAGTTTGGCTTCTTTAAGATCGATTTTGGCTTTATGACCATGCTTTTCAAGCAAGTAAAGAAGCTCACCTCCACTTAACAAGGTCAAGGGTTTGTCTTTAGCAAATTCATAAGCATCTGGCCCATAATCTGCTGTTGTGACGAGAATACCTTTCATGGCTCCTTCATTCATTACGGTGCCAAACAAGTCCCTTACCGCAGACACCCCTACAGTGTTCGTGTACCTTTTAGCTTGAATAACTATTTTCCCACCTTTTATCGGGTCTGGATTAAACGCAACCGCATCCACACCGCCGTCACGACTTGCTTGGGTTATTTTCACTTCGCCGCCCAAAGAGAACTCAGTTTCAAAAAGTTCCCTAATCAGGTTTTCAAAGTCTTTCCAGTCCATGGCGGCTAGGTTAGTACTATCATCTATGTCACCGGTTACGCTGTAGGCTTCTATGAAACGTCGATCCTCCTTGTTAAGTTTTTGTACGGGTGGTACCGGCGTTATTGAATGTAGCTTTGAACTCCCCACACCTTTTAGTTTCTTAAAGCATGCTTTTGGTTCGACCTGCGCCAAGTTAATGTCAACAAATTCAACTTTTTGTGCCTGAATAGACAAGACGCAAGCATTCTCTTCTTTCCCGGTCGCCTTATCTATATGATTTACTAATCCATTGAAGACCACAGCCGCCAATGCATCAGCTGAATCAGCCTCAAAAAGTTCGTGAACCGTCCTTAGCGTAATCTGATAAAGCAGGTCGTCAAACAGCTGCTCCCTAAACTTATCGCTAAAAAAGGATTCCTTGAACTCATTTTTGCTTTGAACGTATTTGACCTCTTTAATTCGAGGTAATATTTCTAAATCCGGCAACACGTAATCAATAATCAATATTTTGTTTTCCGGGTTATAGCTCATCTCCCAGTCTTTGGGAAAATAATCCGGATATTGGGAATTCGAAAGTACAAGGTCGCAGTAAGATTCTATGGCATCACGGTCAAGAGATTCATATGCCTGCTTCTGCAGATCAACTTGGCTGTTCTTCTCTTCCTGCTGGACAAGAAATTCCGCCTTCTCTACCTCCCACTTTTTGATTTCACTTGTATGCTCTTTCTTCAGTTCCGCGTTTTGCGAGTTGATCTTTTCTTTATCCGCTTCCCACTTATTATGGGCTGCTTCGAATAGCGTTTTTGCTGCCTCCAATTTTGCTAATCCCTTTTTTGTGTTGAATAACTTATCGAATGAACCTAATTTAGGCTGAAATTCAGCATCACTAGATTTCGGTTCAGGAGGAAAGGCAATAGGCGTTGGCGGTGAGGGCTTTGACTTGCTGAATTTGCTGAAATCCTTAAGGCTGTTCCAGTCAATGTTATCGTCTATAGTTAACGTCTTTTCCAAGGTCGTTTTGATCTCAGAAAGAGCTACCTCAGCTTCTTTAGTACGCTCCGCAGCTAAATTCTTATTTTGTTCACTAGCCTCTTTCTTATTTGCTCTTTCTTGGGCCAATTTGTTTCTTTCTTGGGCTTTACGCTGCTGCTCCTGACGCCGCTGCCACATTCTATCCCATTCTACAGCCTTGGCATTAGCTTTCTGTCGGCAAATAGTTTTGTTTGTATCTTGAATACGTTGAAACTTTCCTAGACCAGGATGGCTAACATCAATGAAGTAGCGTTTTGAGGCCAAGATTTTCTCCTTCCT harbors:
- a CDS encoding DUF4173 domain-containing protein, coding for MTSIINNARRFWIFAIFAGWSFDFLFWKQQLGINLAIFSSLCLTAGIALLCLEGVRPARNAILLLPVILFFTTMTFVRMEPLTVFVCVGAALGLTIVLVSTYVGGKWLHYGLVDYLTRTFRLYVSVFTRGMSFIQESRRLREVTGASRGDELWERLWPVIRGVLIAVPIVAVFAALLSSADLVFAQRLGDIASIFSTDKVPEYIFRGMYIIMIAYFLGGIFLHAATRSGDQDVSGKNIWSPFLGFTESSIILGSVVTLFAGFVLVQFQYFFGGDQNIHVAGYTYADYARRGFGELVAVAIFSLLLVLALSAFSRREEKRQKIMFTGLGVAMVSLVLVILVSAFQRIMLYEDAYGFSRLRTYTHVFLVWLGLMLIAVIALEVVRRQKAFALAAVIAAAGFVSTLAVMNVDGFIAHKNVQRAIHGGAELDVQYLESLSDDAVPTLADEYRSAPLSSGLKEQLGLVLRHFADNPEFATGRSWRSYNVSYSRALEAIDESGPELFIGQNNLNH
- a CDS encoding glucosaminidase domain-containing protein; the protein is MRRPSSQASSGPAALLARKPAALLAYVPLLTLALLALTVSLALSLAAPPAALAVSPYEPLAGSSPVTPDQLEAELAWRNAGHIHPQIASLYAYWGARYGIRADLAFAQMLHETNSLRYGGLVQPWQNNFAGIGATGPGHPGFAYPTPEAGVVAHYQLLRYYVDVRGCRTLKDLDGRWAVPGWGYSDAISLYATEIQGINPRGVFRGSFNELPGAPVSGLSTHFYFTWYDDRRENGMAGNWILVGNQGSGTATVEIRIAGQKMRDPSNPANDFFTIPEGGRITPVFPGLMAGPVEVISTGGQPLIASQRVLFHDAFNEVTGTAEEKLTDSYEFTWYDNKRENSMAGNWLLVSNHGSEPADVEISIGGTLMASYTSAGGNSMAPGAIVTPVFPGVMNGPVTVRSTNHQPLIVSQRVLFKESFNELMGYPTSDLGSEYLFTWYDSLKVNGMRGDWVLVANRGTEPADVDIYVAGVLKARYSTGGGNAIPAGGMVTPQFSGLMAGPVRVVCTNGQPLMASQRVLNRDSFEEVQGTPPSALATDQLFTWYDSLAANYMYGDWVLVANRGTGAANVEIYIGGRKMRDPANPANDYFTIPEGGMITPQFGGVMNGPVHVVSTGGQPLMISQRVLFKYSPVLIHIP
- a CDS encoding HdeD family acid-resistance protein, coding for MSNGTGMMQPHAGYNVIDVKWSWLMTLGILMLVLGAVAIVFPAATSASITILIGILLVAAGVGRLVSMFSSTGWGDFLVKLLTAVIYLAAGIMLLVYPLTATVTLTLILGIFFFAQGIANVLVAVFNMGARSWGWMLFNGIVSIILGVLIWSDLPSSATWAIGLLVGIWLIFDGWAMIMLGSAKHHMDEAETT
- a CDS encoding restriction endonuclease, with the translated sequence MASKRYFIDVSHPGLGKFQRIQDTNKTICRQKANAKAVEWDRMWQRRQEQQRKAQERNKLAQERANKKEASEQNKNLAAERTKEAEVALSEIKTTLEKTLTIDDNIDWNSLKDFSKFSKSKPSPPTPIAFPPEPKSSDAEFQPKLGSFDKLFNTKKGLAKLEAAKTLFEAAHNKWEADKEKINSQNAELKKEHTSEIKKWEVEKAEFLVQQEEKNSQVDLQKQAYESLDRDAIESYCDLVLSNSQYPDYFPKDWEMSYNPENKILIIDYVLPDLEILPRIKEVKYVQSKNEFKESFFSDKFREQLFDDLLYQITLRTVHELFEADSADALAAVVFNGLVNHIDKATGKEENACVLSIQAQKVEFVDINLAQVEPKACFKKLKGVGSSKLHSITPVPPVQKLNKEDRRFIEAYSVTGDIDDSTNLAAMDWKDFENLIRELFETEFSLGGEVKITQASRDGGVDAVAFNPDPIKGGKIVIQAKRYTNTVGVSAVRDLFGTVMNEGAMKGILVTTADYGPDAYEFAKDKPLTLLSGGELLYLLEKHGHKAKIDLKEAKLLLAEQE